A genomic stretch from Sphingobacterium sp. ML3W includes:
- a CDS encoding TonB-dependent receptor — MKSKNGSQQFFWPKLRHWECLMLAALLLLFINALQAQDSKINVSGWITDRVTGRPLTNVSIKLKGTPSATSSDEKGRYTIAAPKGSILIIKHLGFHTQEVKVTENRQNIQLTENIHAMDEVVVVGYGKMKRSDLTGSVVSVTAADISKSVSTSLDQALQGRAAGVSVTQNSGAPGGGISVSIRGTNSFSGNEPLYVIDGIPIDGNTRDNSSALSSINPSDIESMEILKDASAAAIYGTRAANGVVLITTKRGLAGKTKLGYEGYVGLQQLPNILNVLNLREYAVYQNLRSKVIGFGDREEFKDPSLLGEGTNWQKEIFRTSLMHNHQLNISGGTEQNRFAITGGYLDQQGIAQGSSFERYSLRMNFDSKINKWLTVGINAYTAKTKNRNTIDNGGIISLAIRQLPEVPAKNPDGSWGTQQENMYGTYFANPLEEALTRENYAKGSQISVNAYTDISPIKDLVLRIEGNGNYNYSNSYQFTPSYDYGNFRQQSAGARFASNGSFTNLKTYLTYTKSFTGKHNLSIMVGHEAQENSWESLSGSRTNYFLNSVHELDAGDSKTAKNGSSRSSGGIESYFGRFNYGFDDKYLLTATFRRDGSDKFGVNNRWGTFPSLAAAWKIKNESFLKENQAIDNLKLRLGWGLVGNQAAGSYAYGVTMASAASIWGTGFYPGNFANPDLKWEKTNAYNIGLDLSLFKNRIELTTEVYLKKIDNLLMQAVLPDYISGLISAPWVNAGSMTNKGIELTLNTVNINKNGVFWKSGLTFSMNRNRVTQLYTDAAAIQGKIGAETFTLTKVGHPVGQFYGYNVIGMFHNESDFYQRDNQNNVVLDQDGNKVPIALPKDKNIGVNGIWVGDFIFEDKNKDGKIDEQDRDFIGNPDPKFILGLNNYLSYKGFDLNIFLNAVYGNKVYNQLRKDFTNPMNNSGMLKETTGIALLETIDPNGSDQDISNVRVSNPNASIQRITVSDANDNSRMSNRFIEDGSYLRLKNISLGYTFSQNLLKKYQIENLRLYVNIQNLFTWTKYTGYDPEIGSYNQSVLLRGIDYARYPSQRIYTFGLNFMF; from the coding sequence ATGAAATCAAAAAACGGATCACAACAGTTTTTTTGGCCCAAACTGCGGCATTGGGAGTGTCTCATGCTGGCAGCCTTGCTTCTTCTTTTTATCAATGCACTACAGGCTCAGGATTCAAAAATCAATGTTTCTGGATGGATCACCGATAGGGTCACGGGGAGGCCTTTGACCAATGTTTCCATTAAACTAAAAGGAACACCTTCGGCTACTTCTTCCGATGAAAAAGGCCGGTATACCATTGCTGCTCCAAAAGGTAGTATTTTAATCATCAAACATTTGGGATTCCATACACAGGAAGTCAAAGTAACAGAAAATCGACAGAATATTCAGTTGACAGAAAATATCCATGCCATGGACGAAGTTGTCGTGGTGGGGTACGGAAAAATGAAACGGAGTGATCTGACCGGATCAGTCGTCTCAGTCACTGCTGCGGATATCAGCAAATCGGTCAGTACTTCACTTGATCAAGCATTACAGGGACGTGCTGCAGGTGTTTCTGTGACGCAGAATTCTGGAGCACCGGGGGGCGGAATATCGGTCAGCATCCGTGGTACAAATTCGTTCAGCGGTAATGAGCCCTTATATGTTATAGATGGAATTCCCATAGATGGTAATACGCGGGATAATTCCAGTGCGCTCTCCTCCATAAATCCATCAGATATAGAATCCATGGAAATATTGAAAGATGCTTCAGCTGCCGCCATCTACGGTACCCGAGCAGCAAATGGTGTTGTGCTGATTACAACGAAACGCGGCTTAGCCGGAAAAACCAAATTGGGCTATGAAGGATATGTGGGTCTTCAACAGCTGCCCAATATATTGAACGTTCTCAACCTGCGCGAATATGCGGTGTATCAAAATCTGCGCAGTAAAGTCATCGGCTTTGGCGATCGGGAGGAATTTAAAGATCCATCCTTGTTAGGTGAAGGTACAAATTGGCAAAAGGAAATCTTTCGGACTTCATTGATGCATAACCATCAATTGAACATTTCCGGCGGAACCGAGCAAAATAGATTTGCGATCACCGGCGGATACCTGGATCAACAGGGCATCGCACAAGGATCCAGTTTTGAGCGCTATTCCTTACGGATGAACTTTGATTCGAAAATCAATAAGTGGCTAACAGTAGGCATCAATGCCTATACGGCCAAAACAAAAAACAGGAACACCATAGACAATGGTGGAATCATTTCACTCGCCATTCGGCAGCTGCCGGAGGTGCCCGCAAAAAATCCGGACGGTTCCTGGGGCACACAACAGGAAAATATGTATGGCACCTATTTCGCCAACCCATTGGAAGAAGCGCTTACCCGGGAAAACTATGCGAAAGGTTCACAGATTAGTGTCAATGCCTATACGGATATCTCTCCCATCAAAGATCTTGTACTTCGGATCGAAGGCAATGGAAACTACAATTATTCCAATTCTTACCAATTCACCCCATCGTATGATTATGGCAATTTCAGACAGCAATCGGCCGGAGCCAGATTTGCCAGCAACGGTTCTTTTACCAACCTGAAGACTTACTTGACCTACACGAAATCCTTCACCGGAAAGCACAATCTCTCGATCATGGTCGGACATGAGGCCCAGGAAAACAGCTGGGAATCACTGTCTGGAAGCCGTACCAATTATTTTCTGAATTCAGTACATGAACTGGACGCTGGTGATTCAAAAACTGCCAAAAATGGAAGTTCACGAAGTTCAGGTGGCATTGAATCTTATTTTGGTCGTTTCAATTATGGATTTGACGACAAATATTTATTGACGGCTACCTTCCGCAGAGACGGATCGGATAAATTTGGCGTCAACAACCGCTGGGGAACATTCCCTTCTCTAGCGGCAGCCTGGAAGATTAAAAATGAATCTTTCTTAAAGGAAAATCAGGCGATAGACAACTTAAAGCTGCGGCTGGGCTGGGGGCTCGTCGGTAATCAGGCGGCAGGTTCCTATGCTTATGGCGTGACAATGGCCTCCGCCGCATCCATCTGGGGCACGGGCTTCTATCCCGGAAATTTTGCCAATCCGGATCTGAAATGGGAAAAAACCAATGCCTACAATATAGGCCTGGATCTGAGTTTATTTAAAAATAGAATCGAACTTACAACCGAGGTCTATTTAAAAAAGATCGACAACCTTTTAATGCAGGCCGTATTACCAGACTATATCAGCGGACTGATTTCTGCCCCTTGGGTAAATGCCGGTTCGATGACCAACAAAGGTATCGAGCTCACCTTAAACACCGTTAATATCAATAAAAATGGAGTATTCTGGAAATCTGGTCTGACATTTTCCATGAATAGAAACCGTGTCACGCAGCTGTATACAGATGCCGCCGCTATTCAGGGAAAAATAGGTGCAGAAACATTCACACTGACGAAGGTAGGTCATCCTGTCGGTCAATTCTACGGATATAACGTCATTGGCATGTTTCACAATGAAAGTGATTTTTACCAGCGGGACAATCAAAATAATGTGGTACTGGATCAGGATGGCAATAAAGTGCCTATCGCTCTTCCCAAAGATAAAAACATAGGTGTCAACGGCATCTGGGTCGGAGACTTTATATTCGAGGATAAAAATAAAGACGGGAAAATTGATGAACAGGACCGGGATTTTATAGGCAATCCAGACCCTAAGTTCATCCTCGGGCTCAACAATTATCTTTCCTATAAAGGATTTGACCTAAATATCTTCTTGAATGCCGTGTATGGCAACAAGGTATATAACCAACTGCGCAAAGATTTTACCAACCCAATGAACAATTCAGGTATGCTCAAAGAGACAACCGGAATTGCCCTCCTAGAAACGATTGATCCGAACGGTTCCGACCAGGATATTTCCAATGTGCGGGTATCCAATCCAAATGCGAGCATTCAGCGGATTACCGTCAGTGATGCAAATGATAATAGTCGGATGAGCAACAGATTTATCGAAGATGGTTCCTATTTGCGCCTGAAAAATATTTCTCTCGGATATACCTTCTCGCAAAACCTGCTGAAGAAATATCAAATTGAAAACCTCAGATTATACGTGAATATTCAAAATCTGTTTACCTGGACAAAGTATACGGGCTATGATCCGGAAATAGGTTCCTACAATCAAAGTGTCTTACTGAGAGGAATAGATTATGCCCGGTATCCCTCACAGCGCATCTATACCTTCGGTCTAAACTTCATGTTTTAA
- a CDS encoding RagB/SusD family nutrient uptake outer membrane protein — translation MKKLFLIALLLAIVALHSCNKSFLEREPEGAYVDATFYTSPEALKAATAPLYNRAWFDYNKRPAVAIGSLRANDGYNPYMNPSYTLFTVTSLDDGLSDAWKSFYGVITMSNAIIDAVKNKAVNVTESQKNSAIAEARLMRGIAYFYLLRTWGPVILIEDNDTVIKDPMQPRHREEDIFRFIIDDLGFAVQNLPDKADKGRATSWGAKGMLAKVYLSRSGWKTGGTRNEADLAKAKEYAQDVCVNSGLELYPKYEDLFKYKHNNNPESLIAMQWVPLGDWGVCNTLLADLAFSSDVTGGVNVWGGGLNGTIDMLKQYERADTLRRNATYFTQHSLYPYIAIDKGGYSYPNAGASIKKGVIGGPNDDNDGFVQSMSSPLNTYILRLADVYLTYAEASLGNNTTLSDGEALRYFNKVRDRAKIGRKTSITFDDIIKERRVEFAMEYTNWYDMVSWYCYKPEKMLKYFNDQQRGWSTTSITKDEDGNLIFEEPTAPAVPVIVTANNIFFPYPENDLIQNPRLKEEPQAYPFNNQ, via the coding sequence ATGAAAAAGCTATTCTTGATAGCCTTACTACTGGCTATTGTTGCACTACATTCCTGTAACAAAAGTTTTCTTGAACGAGAACCCGAAGGGGCATATGTTGACGCAACTTTCTATACATCTCCCGAAGCACTAAAGGCAGCCACAGCCCCACTCTATAATAGAGCATGGTTTGACTATAATAAGCGACCTGCTGTTGCCATCGGAAGCTTAAGGGCAAACGATGGCTATAATCCTTATATGAACCCCTCTTATACTTTATTCACGGTAACATCACTGGATGATGGACTCTCAGATGCGTGGAAGTCATTCTATGGCGTCATAACGATGTCCAATGCCATCATCGACGCCGTTAAAAACAAAGCTGTCAATGTCACTGAAAGCCAAAAAAATAGCGCTATTGCAGAAGCGCGTCTCATGCGCGGTATCGCTTACTTTTATCTCCTGCGTACCTGGGGGCCTGTGATACTGATTGAGGACAATGATACCGTGATCAAAGACCCTATGCAGCCAAGGCATCGGGAAGAAGATATTTTTCGGTTTATCATCGATGATCTCGGCTTTGCCGTTCAAAACCTTCCGGATAAAGCTGATAAAGGCCGCGCAACAAGCTGGGGCGCCAAAGGCATGCTCGCCAAGGTATACCTCTCCCGCTCGGGTTGGAAAACCGGCGGCACCCGCAATGAAGCCGACCTAGCCAAAGCAAAAGAATACGCACAGGATGTCTGTGTTAATAGTGGGCTGGAATTATATCCTAAATATGAAGATCTGTTCAAATACAAACATAATAATAATCCCGAATCGCTTATCGCCATGCAATGGGTACCACTTGGCGACTGGGGCGTCTGCAATACGCTCTTAGCTGATCTGGCATTTTCATCCGATGTGACGGGTGGTGTCAATGTTTGGGGCGGCGGACTGAACGGAACGATCGACATGCTCAAACAATACGAACGCGCGGACACGCTCCGGAGAAATGCTACCTATTTTACCCAGCACTCACTCTACCCCTATATCGCCATTGATAAAGGCGGTTATTCTTATCCAAATGCAGGAGCATCCATAAAAAAAGGCGTAATCGGCGGACCAAACGATGATAATGATGGCTTTGTACAATCCATGAGTTCGCCACTCAACACCTACATTTTACGATTGGCAGATGTATACTTAACCTATGCTGAAGCTAGTCTGGGAAATAATACTACACTCAGCGATGGTGAAGCATTACGCTACTTTAACAAGGTAAGAGATCGGGCCAAAATCGGGAGAAAAACATCAATTACATTTGATGACATCATCAAAGAACGACGCGTTGAATTTGCGATGGAGTATACCAACTGGTATGATATGGTCAGCTGGTATTGCTACAAGCCTGAAAAAATGCTGAAATACTTTAATGATCAGCAACGGGGCTGGTCGACGACCTCCATTACTAAGGATGAAGACGGGAATCTTATTTTTGAAGAGCCCACAGCACCCGCAGTACCTGTGATCGTGACAGCAAACAACATCTTCTTTCCTTATCCTGAGAATGATCTCATACAGAATCCGAGGTTAAAAGAAGAACCACAAGCTTATCCATTTAATAATCAATAG
- a CDS encoding glycan-binding surface protein has protein sequence MKAIYDNNRFILFVFIAIIMLSMLSCSRNNDLTMTPEITHVRLTDPEKADSTFTGAFPGTMVAVIGKNLDGIQKIYINDQQIGFNANYCTSTSAIISIPADLLLTGTNPDLPNEIRIETSHGEARFKFHIYSPAPQIARIELKYPAKAGEVLRIYGLNFYEVQKIAFESATGGSIPATEYEVGKDYDKIELKIPSGIQDGRLAVYCMTDSVSIAFTTHVSPPIIKSWSSDMPIIGDQAFITGNNFIEVTRLTINGEFDIPGEDLTVANSKDTIYYRLPKAPTKSGTIMVHAAGGQSKSSLLFYPIQNLVLDWDKVGSYDWGDNNMAVMADGSKPPFFTTGTAYRIFGTPGAWQYWWGNLSNKGSYPTVNTIPANTPISSLVLRFECFVNEPLATATFDLQLKGNGDKMVSDYVPRDRNTNKTNLGKWMTCDILLNRFTTVADYGSFAAIASSELGIFTKNKADNANVKLDIYFDNFRIIDTNKN, from the coding sequence ATGAAAGCAATATACGATAACAATCGCTTTATATTATTTGTGTTCATAGCAATTATTATGTTGTCTATGCTGTCTTGTAGCCGCAACAATGATCTGACAATGACTCCAGAGATAACCCACGTACGATTGACAGATCCTGAAAAAGCAGATAGCACCTTTACAGGTGCATTTCCAGGCACAATGGTTGCTGTTATCGGAAAAAATCTCGATGGTATACAAAAAATTTATATCAATGACCAACAAATCGGATTTAATGCAAATTACTGCACCTCGACAAGCGCCATTATTTCCATTCCTGCCGACCTGCTACTGACTGGCACCAATCCGGATCTCCCCAATGAGATTAGGATAGAAACGAGCCACGGTGAAGCAAGATTCAAATTCCATATCTACTCTCCCGCACCTCAGATCGCCCGTATTGAATTAAAATATCCAGCCAAGGCAGGCGAAGTGCTCCGTATCTACGGCTTAAATTTCTACGAAGTACAAAAGATCGCATTCGAAAGCGCAACAGGTGGTAGCATACCAGCTACGGAATATGAGGTCGGTAAGGACTACGATAAAATCGAACTAAAGATTCCATCAGGTATTCAGGATGGTCGGCTGGCGGTCTACTGCATGACGGATTCTGTCAGCATAGCCTTCACTACACATGTTTCGCCGCCAATCATAAAATCGTGGAGCAGCGATATGCCTATCATTGGTGATCAGGCATTTATTACCGGTAACAACTTCATTGAGGTAACCAGACTAACTATCAATGGCGAATTTGATATCCCAGGTGAAGATTTAACCGTCGCCAACAGTAAGGATACGATTTATTACCGACTACCAAAGGCTCCAACAAAATCGGGTACCATCATGGTCCATGCCGCCGGTGGACAATCCAAGTCTTCCCTACTTTTTTATCCGATTCAAAACCTCGTCCTGGACTGGGACAAAGTAGGTAGCTATGATTGGGGGGACAACAACATGGCTGTAATGGCAGACGGGTCCAAACCACCTTTCTTTACCACCGGAACCGCTTACCGCATCTTTGGAACACCGGGTGCATGGCAATATTGGTGGGGTAACCTGTCCAACAAAGGTAGCTACCCTACCGTAAATACAATACCTGCCAATACGCCTATTAGCAGTCTTGTACTGCGCTTTGAATGCTTCGTCAATGAGCCTTTGGCGACGGCGACATTCGACCTACAGCTCAAAGGCAACGGGGATAAAATGGTATCAGATTATGTGCCACGCGATCGAAACACCAACAAAACAAACCTTGGAAAATGGATGACCTGCGACATCCTCCTCAATAGGTTTACGACAGTTGCCGACTACGGAAGTTTTGCTGCTATAGCCAGCTCAGAACTGGGCATTTTCACGAAAAATAAAGCAGACAATGCCAATGTCAAGCTGGACATCTACTTCGACAATTTTAGAATCATAGACACAAACAAAAACTAG
- a CDS encoding glycoside hydrolase family 43 protein produces MKFKKSIYFIISAVFSLAFHAVIAQTGFSNPVIRGFNPDPSICRVGDDYYLVTSSFEYFPGLPIYHSKDLVNWEQIGHCLTRDAQLPLEKAAASGGLFAPSIRYHDGLFYVVCTNVSSGGNFYCTATDPTGPWSDPIHVAIESIDPDIFWDEDGKTYFVTQGNEGIRVTEIDIKTGKVIGPEHLVWGGIDGRFPEAPHLYKKDGFYYLLLGEGGTEYMHSATIGRSKNILGPYESSPLNPILTHANRIGQANPIQGVGHADLVQAKDGSWWLVCLGFRVTQPYSYYHILGRETFLAPMDWPQGGWPQVNGNGTISLDMKTATLPLKPFSKPAIRSDFDKEQLGLEWQYLRNPVRDHYSLSEKKGWLSIQASPNSLNDAKPLSAILRRQTEHNFTASTLLQFASSKDNEEAGITVMQNNSHHYDLLIKRQQGKNRIQLRVKVGSLSYIAAEKIIQGNQHKLRIEGTSQQYIFSIANPGSEQYSEIGRLDTRYLATEVAGGFTGVMIGLYATSNGIPTHAKVFFDWFDYKTH; encoded by the coding sequence ATGAAATTTAAAAAGTCAATCTACTTCATTATTTCGGCCGTATTTTCCCTAGCCTTTCACGCTGTCATTGCGCAAACCGGTTTTTCAAATCCAGTCATTAGAGGCTTCAATCCAGATCCGAGTATTTGCCGTGTGGGCGATGACTATTATTTGGTCACTTCGTCTTTTGAGTATTTCCCGGGTCTCCCGATTTATCACAGTAAAGACCTTGTCAACTGGGAGCAAATCGGTCACTGTCTAACCCGGGATGCCCAGCTACCGCTGGAAAAGGCTGCTGCTTCAGGCGGCTTATTTGCTCCTTCGATCCGCTATCACGATGGTCTGTTCTATGTCGTCTGCACCAATGTATCATCAGGTGGCAATTTTTATTGCACAGCAACTGATCCCACTGGCCCCTGGAGTGATCCGATCCATGTGGCGATCGAGAGTATTGATCCCGATATATTTTGGGACGAGGATGGCAAAACCTATTTTGTCACACAGGGAAACGAAGGGATTCGGGTGACAGAGATTGATATCAAAACCGGAAAGGTTATTGGTCCCGAGCACCTGGTCTGGGGCGGTATCGACGGGCGTTTTCCCGAAGCTCCGCATCTCTATAAAAAAGACGGATTCTATTACCTGCTTTTGGGTGAGGGTGGTACAGAATACATGCATAGTGCAACAATTGGCCGGAGCAAGAATATCCTAGGCCCCTATGAATCCAGCCCACTAAATCCGATACTGACCCATGCCAATAGAATTGGTCAGGCAAATCCCATTCAAGGTGTAGGGCATGCAGATCTGGTCCAGGCCAAGGACGGCAGCTGGTGGCTGGTTTGCCTCGGTTTCAGGGTTACACAGCCCTACAGCTATTACCACATCCTGGGACGTGAAACCTTTCTTGCTCCTATGGACTGGCCGCAAGGGGGATGGCCACAGGTCAATGGCAATGGAACGATCAGCCTTGACATGAAAACAGCAACTTTGCCGTTGAAACCCTTCAGCAAACCTGCTATCCGAAGCGATTTTGACAAGGAACAACTAGGCCTTGAATGGCAATATTTAAGAAACCCCGTGCGGGATCATTATTCCTTGTCAGAAAAAAAGGGCTGGTTAAGCATACAAGCATCTCCAAATTCACTGAACGATGCCAAACCCCTATCAGCTATCCTAAGAAGACAAACAGAACACAACTTTACGGCTAGTACACTGCTGCAATTTGCATCTTCGAAGGACAATGAAGAGGCCGGAATCACAGTCATGCAAAACAACAGTCATCATTACGACCTGTTGATCAAACGACAGCAAGGAAAGAATCGCATTCAATTGCGTGTTAAAGTAGGCTCATTGAGCTACATCGCTGCTGAAAAAATTATTCAGGGCAACCAGCACAAATTAAGAATAGAAGGAACTTCACAACAGTATATCTTTTCTATAGCAAATCCCGGCAGTGAACAGTACAGCGAAATCGGAAGGCTCGACACACGCTATCTGGCAACCGAGGTTGCCGGTGGTTTTACAGGTGTCATGATAGGGCTGTATGCCACTTCAAATGGTATTCCGACGCATGCGAAAGTATTTTTTGACTGGTTCGACTATAAAACACACTAA
- a CDS encoding sialate O-acetylesterase — translation MIIKQIPIFFAFFLQAFLLKAQLKLPAIFGDNMILQRDIPIKLWGWAEKNETVHVQFMQQHLKTKADNNGQWHMTLAPTPHGGPYRMEIKGHDQHISLKNILVGEVWLASGQSNMEWTVKNSNNAASEISHATYPSIRAFNVEKSISDIPKQDLKGKWEVCSPATVGDFSAVGYFFSLKLYQELGIPVGIINASWGGTGAETWTSGGSFNKLPAHFRAPYQQTFTGDLQHFIKDNESKKQKYLQALTKDPGIAAKWYTNNTGLSAWGKMNVPQLWESKLGDMNGIVWFKRSIYLPKGSAEKAGSIHLGTIDDDDICWINGVEVGETKGYTTSRSYTVPQAVLKDGENTITVKIMDTGGGGGFYGNPVHLYLEVEGEKFPLAGEWNYKEAVTTQQHDYKEVSPNMFPSLLFNAMINPIVPYTIKGVIWYQGENNAGQAYDYRTLFPNLIQDWRSHWNQEFPFYWVQLANYMAKEKSPEDSDWAKLRDAQTRTLRLAHTGQAVITDIGEADDIHPRNKQEVGRRLALIALAKDYGQKERVYSGPTFKSLVKADNKLVISFDATGGGLVVNNKYGYVEGFALAGADKKFVWARAHIEGNKIIVQADQIINPVFVRYAWSNNPDVNLFNKEGLPAVPFSNE, via the coding sequence ATGATAATTAAACAGATCCCAATTTTCTTCGCCTTTTTTTTGCAGGCATTCCTATTAAAGGCACAACTTAAGCTACCCGCTATATTTGGCGACAACATGATCCTCCAGCGGGACATCCCTATAAAATTATGGGGATGGGCCGAAAAAAATGAAACGGTCCATGTCCAGTTTATGCAGCAGCATCTAAAGACAAAAGCCGATAACAATGGGCAATGGCACATGACCTTAGCCCCTACTCCGCACGGAGGACCTTATCGCATGGAAATAAAAGGACACGACCAACACATTTCCCTAAAAAATATCCTGGTCGGTGAGGTGTGGCTTGCATCTGGTCAATCCAATATGGAATGGACCGTAAAAAATTCCAATAATGCCGCCAGCGAAATTAGCCATGCAACTTATCCGAGCATTCGGGCATTTAATGTAGAAAAGAGTATCAGTGATATACCCAAACAAGATCTTAAGGGAAAATGGGAAGTATGCTCTCCGGCCACTGTAGGCGATTTTTCCGCTGTAGGATACTTCTTTTCCCTCAAACTCTATCAGGAACTAGGTATTCCCGTGGGCATAATCAATGCTTCCTGGGGCGGTACCGGTGCCGAGACCTGGACTAGCGGGGGCAGTTTCAATAAATTGCCGGCACATTTCAGAGCACCCTACCAGCAGACTTTCACCGGCGACCTACAGCACTTTATAAAAGATAACGAATCAAAGAAACAGAAATATCTGCAAGCCTTAACCAAAGACCCGGGAATAGCCGCGAAATGGTACACAAACAATACAGGCCTATCAGCATGGGGAAAGATGAATGTTCCACAGTTATGGGAATCCAAATTGGGCGATATGAATGGTATTGTATGGTTCAAGCGCAGCATTTATCTTCCAAAGGGTAGCGCGGAAAAAGCTGGATCTATCCATCTTGGGACCATTGATGACGATGATATTTGCTGGATAAACGGTGTAGAAGTAGGTGAAACAAAAGGATATACCACCTCACGAAGCTACACGGTACCACAAGCTGTTTTAAAAGATGGTGAAAATACGATCACTGTAAAAATTATGGATACCGGCGGTGGTGGTGGATTTTACGGAAACCCGGTCCATTTGTATCTCGAAGTCGAAGGAGAGAAATTCCCTCTTGCTGGTGAATGGAATTATAAAGAGGCCGTCACTACGCAGCAGCATGACTATAAAGAAGTCTCGCCCAATATGTTTCCGTCCCTGCTCTTTAACGCCATGATCAATCCTATCGTCCCTTATACCATTAAGGGCGTCATCTGGTATCAGGGAGAAAATAATGCTGGCCAGGCGTATGATTACCGAACCCTATTTCCGAATCTAATACAAGATTGGCGATCGCACTGGAATCAAGAATTTCCATTTTACTGGGTCCAGTTGGCCAATTATATGGCCAAGGAAAAATCACCGGAAGACAGCGACTGGGCAAAATTGAGAGATGCACAGACCCGGACCCTCCGTCTTGCACATACGGGGCAGGCTGTGATCACGGACATTGGTGAAGCAGATGATATCCACCCACGTAACAAACAAGAAGTGGGCCGGCGGCTTGCTTTAATTGCACTGGCCAAAGATTACGGTCAAAAAGAACGCGTTTATTCTGGGCCAACGTTCAAATCGCTGGTAAAGGCGGACAATAAACTCGTTATTTCTTTTGATGCTACCGGAGGAGGACTTGTGGTTAACAACAAATATGGTTATGTCGAAGGATTCGCCCTAGCTGGAGCAGATAAAAAATTTGTTTGGGCCCGGGCTCATATTGAAGGTAATAAAATTATTGTTCAAGCAGATCAGATTATCAACCCTGTATTTGTCCGTTATGCCTGGAGCAACAATCCCGATGTCAATTTATTCAATAAAGAAGGCTTACCTGCCGTACCTTTTAGCAATGAGTAA
- a CDS encoding glycoside hydrolase family 5 protein, translated as MKTFLSYIIMLLILPACSSKEIKANMELNTPEANEEPQPTYSKFLIRDNFSTNQLVDEMGLGINLGNALDATGDWINPSSIANYETAWGSPIITKEMIEGYANAGYSSLRIPVTWSNMMINEENYRIHPDLLNRVESILNWTLDCGMVAIINVHHENEWVKKVPTDNEAKKKFTSIWEQLCNRFEKYGDHLLFEPMNEIGYDEIWTPWNGGQTEKAKAFGYVNELNQLFVDIVRRSGGNNAKRHLLVEIYNTGLEYAFDPLTKIPADPAKHLALTVHYYTPPLFAILGNGEDAGWGVGVPSWGTAQEFKELNDNMDLLKKNCVDKGIPVVIGEYACSSKNRTQDVVRLFNVSVTEAIYSRGMCPMLWDVQGAGQYDRTTSQFKDPVFLEQMMAIPAKYPRSQK; from the coding sequence ATGAAAACATTCTTAAGTTACATCATCATGCTGTTGATACTACCAGCATGCAGCAGTAAGGAGATTAAAGCTAACATGGAGCTCAATACGCCGGAGGCGAATGAAGAACCACAACCTACCTATAGCAAATTCTTGATACGGGACAACTTCAGCACCAACCAGCTGGTTGATGAAATGGGTTTAGGGATCAACCTCGGCAATGCATTAGACGCCACGGGCGACTGGATCAACCCAAGCAGCATCGCTAATTACGAAACAGCATGGGGCAGCCCGATCATTACAAAAGAAATGATCGAAGGATATGCCAATGCCGGTTATTCTTCACTGCGCATTCCGGTCACCTGGAGTAATATGATGATAAACGAGGAAAATTACAGAATCCATCCGGACCTGCTTAATAGAGTCGAATCGATCTTAAACTGGACACTTGATTGCGGCATGGTTGCCATTATAAACGTACACCATGAGAATGAATGGGTGAAGAAAGTTCCGACAGACAATGAAGCGAAGAAAAAGTTCACTTCCATCTGGGAGCAGCTCTGTAACCGTTTTGAGAAATATGGTGATCACTTGCTATTCGAACCCATGAATGAAATCGGTTACGACGAGATATGGACTCCCTGGAACGGCGGACAGACCGAAAAAGCAAAAGCATTCGGTTATGTCAATGAGCTGAATCAGCTTTTTGTCGACATCGTCAGGAGATCAGGCGGCAACAATGCAAAACGCCATCTTTTGGTCGAGATCTACAATACTGGTCTGGAGTACGCCTTCGACCCACTGACCAAAATTCCGGCTGATCCGGCAAAACATCTTGCATTGACCGTCCATTATTATACACCGCCACTATTTGCCATATTGGGCAACGGTGAAGATGCCGGATGGGGTGTTGGCGTTCCGTCCTGGGGTACAGCACAAGAATTTAAAGAGCTCAACGACAATATGGATCTGCTGAAGAAAAATTGTGTTGACAAAGGGATACCTGTCGTTATTGGCGAATATGCCTGTTCTTCCAAGAATAGAACGCAGGATGTGGTCAGGCTATTTAATGTTTCGGTAACCGAAGCCATTTATTCACGTGGCATGTGTCCTATGCTCTGGGATGTTCAGGGAGCTGGGCAATACGACCGAACGACCAGTCAATTTAAAGACCCCGTCTTTTTGGAGCAAATGATGGCAATACCGGCTAAATATCCACGCAGTCAAAAGTAA